Proteins encoded within one genomic window of Cucumis sativus cultivar 9930 chromosome 3, Cucumber_9930_V3, whole genome shotgun sequence:
- the LOC116402463 gene encoding RING-H2 finger protein ATL74-like gives MGVILAALLCALIGAVGVNSILRCVLRCRYSFELERAQEGAGTPGLKKREIALISIKVYGTDANIKNTDCAICLAQFKVGDKLRMLPICNHGFHLTCIDT, from the coding sequence ATGGGAGTGATACTGGCGGCTTTATTATGTGCACTCATTGGAGCGGTTGGAGTAAACTCTATTTTACGCTGCGTTTTGCGGTGTAGGTATAGCTTTGAGTTGGAGAGAGCACAGGAGGGCGCTGGCACACCGGGGCTTAAGAAGCGAGAAATCGCTTTGATTTCGATTAAGGTTTATGGAACTGATGCAAATATTAAGAACACAGATTGCGCAATTTGCCTTGCCCAGTTTAAGGTGGGTGACAAGCTTAGAATGTTGCCCATTTGCAACCATGGATTCCACCTCACATGCATTGATACTTGA
- the LOC101202830 gene encoding non-specific lipid-transfer protein 1 — protein MEMKLKGLMIVGIVGIVMMCMVVQGEAAGMTCGKVASSVSGCIGYLRSAQGQVPQVCCNGIRSLNSQASTTVDRRIACNCLKAAAGSIEGINYGAAASLPSKCGVSVPYKISPSTDCAKVN, from the exons atggaaATGAAGTTGAAGGGTTTGATGATTGTGGGGATTGTGGGGATTGTGATGATGTGTATGGTAGTGCAGGGTGAAGCGGCGGGTATGACGTGCGGGAAAGTGGCTTCATCAGTGTCGGGATGCATCGGTTATTTGAGAAGCGCACAAGGACAGGTTCCACAAGTATGTTGTAATGGGATTAGGTCCCTCAACAGCCAAGCCTCCACCACTGTCGATCGCCGCATAGCTTGCAACTGCTTGAAGGCTGCTGCAGGGTCCATCGAGGGCATCAACTATGGCGCTGCCGCTTCCCTTCCCAGCAAGTGTGGTGTCTCTGTTCCTTACAAGATCAGCCCCAGCACCGACTGCGCCAA GGTGAACTAA